The genomic window ATACCAGGAGGCTCAAAATTTAGCGGAGAAAACTTGTTAAACTACGGCTTTGCAGCGATCGCTCCTCCTAATGCAGAGAAAACTGCGGAAACCGATGCTGTGGCAAATAGCCACCAAGCGGCTGTAGCTGCGGCTTTGCGGGTTTCCTCTGCTTGCCGCTGTGCTTGATGTTTTACCTCTTCTAGGCGGCGTTGTGCTTCTTGCTGTATGCGTTCTGCACGTTGCAATACAGTGTTACGGGCCCGTTCAATTTGGTCGATGATGCCGTTGGCATCTTCCTCGGAGATGTCCTCACGAGAACTCATAATTGCCACTAAGGTATCACGGTCAAAAGAAGATAGGCGATCGCGCAGGGCATCAAACCCCGCCTGGGGATCGTCAAAAAATGTGCGAACATCGCGCTTGATATTATCATAGTTAAGTTCCGGGCGATCCAGAGAGTTAAGATAGTTACGGATACGGCCGAAAACCCCATCAATTGCATCTTGAATGCCTCGTTGGATGTTCCGCACTTGTTCTACAAATTGATCCCTTACGGACACAATGTTATCGGCAATCCGTGCCGCTTCGTCATCGGAAACATCTTCCCGAATTTTCAGCAGGGCAATGATCGTAGAACGGTCAAAATGGGAAAGGCGATCGCTAAAAGTTTCCACCCCAACTCGTGGATCGTGCAACAATAGTTGCAAGTCGCGCTTGATACCTTCTGGGTTGAGTTCTTCTTTGCCAGTTTCCCGTAGATAGTCTTCCAGATTACCTTTGAATGTTTCTATTCTTTGCTGTGTGCGGGTAGCTAGGCGACGAGGCGCACGCACAAAGTTGCGAATCGAATTTTGTGTAGAATCAATGATTTCATTGACTTGTTCTTCACTTAAATCTTGGCGTTGACTGAGCAACTTCACTAATGTATCTCGGTCTACTTGCGACAACCGACGGCGCAGTGCGACAGCTCCCTCCTTGGGATTTTCAAACAATCTGGTCAAATCTCGCCCAATACCTTCAGGGTTGAGTTCTTGTTTACCAGTATTCCGCAGATAATCTGCGATCGTGGTGGTAACAGAGTCGTATTGCTCTTTAGCTTTTTCCACAACAGCTTGCGGTGTGTGGCGAATACTATGCCACGACTCCTCAGCAGCATTGATGGCTTGATTAACTTGATCTTCACTCAAATCTTGCCGCTGACTCAACAATTGCACTAAGGTATCGCGGTCAAAGCGAGACAAGCGGGCCCGAATTGAGGTAATTCCAGCTTGAGGATCTTCCAGTAGCTTTTTGAACTCCGCGCGGATGGCATCAGGATTCAGTTCTGATTTCCCTGTATTACGCAGATATGATTCTACATTCAGCCACAGGGTTTCTGCTTGATATTGTGCCTGTTCTGCTAGTCCTTTGGATTCTACCAAGACGCGATCGCGTTGTTTTTCAAACTCATCCAGAATGCTGTCTACTTCATATAGCTGGACATCATTACGTTGCAGCAATATCTCGCGAATCTCCTGACGTGTAACCAGCGCCAGTCGCAATGTCAGGGTTTCATAATCTGCCTCTGGGTCTTGCAACAGTGGTTTAAAATTCTGCTCAATGCCTTCGGCTGTCAAATCTGCTTTCGGGGTAACGAGCAGATAACTTTCCACTGCGCGTTGCAAGTCTTGAACTATGTCTCTTTCTTCTATAGCTCTCACTGTCACTAGCACCTCTTGGCGGACAGCTTCTAACTGATTTGCAATCCGCTGAATTTGGGCTTGAGTAAGTAGTCCCCGTTGTTGCAGGATGTTGGCAAAATCGTTGCGGGATAGTCGTTCTAGTTCCCTCTTAACTATTCCTGGATCAGCTGCTGGATCGTAGATCACATCACGAAATTCTTGGGCAATTTTTTCCCGACTTAGTTGCCAAGCATAAGTGTTGTGCAGGTAATTTTCCACATCAGCCCGAATTGGGCTATAGGGTTCTGAAGGTGTTGGCAACCCTAGCTTATCTGCTTGTTGAGTGACTTTATCTTTGGCAGTGGTGAGGCTACGCAAGATTTTTTCCACATCCAAATCAGGCAAATCTGACCGTCCCAACACAGTGGCGCTTAAGGCAGATAGTCCTTGCTGGAGTGTACTTTGAATTAGCCCTGGAGCCGCCTTTTGGTCAGCTTGTTTGGAATCACCCTTTTCTGCTACTAACCGATCCAGTTTGGCGTTAAGTTCATCTGTCTTGCTTTGTCCTGCTGGAACTGATTTCAGATAATCCATTAACTCAGCCAGACCGTCTGGAGTAGGTGATTGCTGACTTACCACTTGCTGCCAAACTTTATACAACGTATCAGCAATGCGGCTAACGTCTTTTTTGGAAAGGTCGGTGCGACTGCTGACTAACTCGATAAACTTTTCGCGGTTGATGTTGCGAATGTCTGGAGTCCCAGCGAGCGCTTTTAATTGCGGATCGTTGAGTAAATTTTCAAAGTCACTCCGAATCTTCGACAAATCTAACTCTGGGGGACGCAGCTTGTCTAAGTAATCTTCAACGTTTTCCCGGATACTTGTAGGGTCGATGGCGCTTCCTAGTTCCCGACGGATAGCGCTAGCCGCAGCTTCAGCCGTCGCTACAACTTGGTTATTGACAGCTTTAGCGCCTAGTGCGGCAGTAGCAGTCCCCATAATCGCCTGAAAACCAGAAGTTGCCGTATTGACGACTGAGCCAATTAAGGAACCTACGGTGGTGGAACTGACCCAAACCAGGATCAAAAAGTAAGCACCCCAAATTACCAAGCCGAGAATTGCTCCCAATGCTGGGTCTAAAATTACAAGGCTCAATTTAACCGCCAGAAAAGAAGCGATTAATAAGGCGATCGTCACAGTGACTAATGTCCAAATCCCCACTGCGGTGCCGATTTTGCGAATGCTGCCGCCCAAACTTCCGACTTCCCCAGAATCGGAATCCGAGTCAGATGAGTGCCCCAGGTAGGAAATACCGGCTGCAAGCGAGAGATTAGTTAGAACTAATTGGAAAGCAAAGGCTAAAATCACGCCGGAGATTAAAGCCACAAAAAAGCGCGGCCCAGAAGTCAGAACCGATGCCTGTGCTGGCGTGACGTTTGAGGATTCTCCTTGAATCTGTGCTAACCACAATAGTGGTTTGTAGAGTCCCACTATGATTTCCGTACTTTGGAACATTGTATTTCCTTCTACTAAGTTTAAATTTGGGGAATTAAGATTTTCTTGAGAAGCAACTCTTAGTATCGATTATGTCTGTATCTATTGCAATACCTAACTCTGTTTAGCTCAGAATCGTAGACTTTAGCTGTTTCAAGCATCTCTCCAAAGGCTGAAAACCGTATCCAGCAAAAGATATAAGTTTTATTAGCTAACTGTGAAAATGTTCACTATGAAGTTAAAAAGCTGGCTAATTCTTCGCTGCCACTTTTTAATTTTAATTGCTTAATCACAACGATTGATTTTTCTGCAATTATAGTTTAGTTACTAAAATTTTACATTTCTTTACATTTTGATTTTTATCACCCTCTTAGGGTGGATTTATCTACACCAATATGTTGTTGATTATGTGCCTGTAGTTTGTGCCTACAGGCAGAAAGCAATTTAGTTATTAAAAGGTACATTAAAGTTAACAAACGAATTGTTAAGGATAACAAAGATAGCAACTTGTTCTTCAAAACAGACATTCGTCAGTAATTGCAACAGAAGGTAATGGTTGCGCTCGCAATTATTTTCTGTTTGGCTGGACACCTTAAGCCTAAATCTGGAACTGTCGTTTAGCAATCATTGGTTTCCTTGCCTATTTACTTTGGGATTTAGCCGCCTATAGCGTCCTGCGTGACGTTTTACATCTGATTGGCTACTAGATAGAAATTAAACAACTAAAAAGCTACTAAATTTTGGAGAAACAAATGGCAACTAAAGAAACTCGTTCTTCTACTGATTTACCAGCTGTTGCAGCAGAATATAACGGCGTAGATCGCAATGCTTTTCTGTTTGGTTTTACTCCTCAAGCCGAAATTTGGAACGGTCGCTTGGCAGCTATTGGCTTTCTTGCCTATTTACTCTGGGACTTAGCCGGTTATAGCGTTCTGCGTGACGTTTTACATCTGATTGGCTACTAGATAGAAATTAAACAACTAAAAAGCTACTAAATTTTGGAGAAACAAATGGCAACTAAAGAAACTCGTTCTTCTACTGATTTACCAGCTGTTGCAACAGAATACAACGGCGTAGACCGCAATGCTTTTCTGTTTGGTTTTACTCCTCAAGCCGAAATTTGGAACGGTCGCTTGGCAGCTATTGGCTTTCTTGCCTATTTACTCTGGGACTTAGCCGGTTATAGCGTCCT from Nostoc sp. UHCC 0926 includes these protein-coding regions:
- a CDS encoding MFS transporter, which codes for MFQSTEIIVGLYKPLLWLAQIQGESSNVTPAQASVLTSGPRFFVALISGVILAFAFQLVLTNLSLAAGISYLGHSSDSDSDSGEVGSLGGSIRKIGTAVGIWTLVTVTIALLIASFLAVKLSLVILDPALGAILGLVIWGAYFLILVWVSSTTVGSLIGSVVNTATSGFQAIMGTATAALGAKAVNNQVVATAEAAASAIRRELGSAIDPTSIRENVEDYLDKLRPPELDLSKIRSDFENLLNDPQLKALAGTPDIRNINREKFIELVSSRTDLSKKDVSRIADTLYKVWQQVVSQQSPTPDGLAELMDYLKSVPAGQSKTDELNAKLDRLVAEKGDSKQADQKAAPGLIQSTLQQGLSALSATVLGRSDLPDLDVEKILRSLTTAKDKVTQQADKLGLPTPSEPYSPIRADVENYLHNTYAWQLSREKIAQEFRDVIYDPAADPGIVKRELERLSRNDFANILQQRGLLTQAQIQRIANQLEAVRQEVLVTVRAIEERDIVQDLQRAVESYLLVTPKADLTAEGIEQNFKPLLQDPEADYETLTLRLALVTRQEIREILLQRNDVQLYEVDSILDEFEKQRDRVLVESKGLAEQAQYQAETLWLNVESYLRNTGKSELNPDAIRAEFKKLLEDPQAGITSIRARLSRFDRDTLVQLLSQRQDLSEDQVNQAINAAEESWHSIRHTPQAVVEKAKEQYDSVTTTIADYLRNTGKQELNPEGIGRDLTRLFENPKEGAVALRRRLSQVDRDTLVKLLSQRQDLSEEQVNEIIDSTQNSIRNFVRAPRRLATRTQQRIETFKGNLEDYLRETGKEELNPEGIKRDLQLLLHDPRVGVETFSDRLSHFDRSTIIALLKIREDVSDDEAARIADNIVSVRDQFVEQVRNIQRGIQDAIDGVFGRIRNYLNSLDRPELNYDNIKRDVRTFFDDPQAGFDALRDRLSSFDRDTLVAIMSSREDISEEDANGIIDQIERARNTVLQRAERIQQEAQRRLEEVKHQAQRQAEETRKAAATAAWWLFATASVSAVFSALGGAIAAKP
- a CDS encoding high light inducible protein, with the protein product MATKETRSSTDLPAVAAEYNGVDRNAFLFGFTPQAEIWNGRLAAIGFLAYLLWDLAGYSVLRDVLHLIGY
- a CDS encoding high light inducible protein, with product MATKETRSSTDLPAVATEYNGVDRNAFLFGFTPQAEIWNGRLAAIGFLAYLLWDLAGYSVLRDVLHLIGY